A genomic region of Pseudomonas sp. RSB 5.4 contains the following coding sequences:
- a CDS encoding acylase, whose product MIISRQLTGLALAGAFLGLSLSAHALSPATQTHADIRRTSFGVPHIRAENERGLGFGIGYAYAQDNLCLLANEIVTVNGQRSRYFGPDQFTVEQRENRVSDLFFTWLNTPAAVKAFWDAQPAQVRDLVEGYAAGYNRYLAERRQQGLPQQCQGEWVRDIAAEDLVKLTRRLLVEGGVGQFAEALAGATPPQATAQVGSHAQAYQLADARMQRFALDRGSNAVAVGSERSFNGRGMLLANPHFPWVGGMRFYQMHLTIPGKLDVMGAALPGLPVINIGFNQHLAWTHTVDSSKHFTLYRLQLDPKDPTRYLLDGKSLPLSKQTVTVQIKQADGQVVPVSRDVYSSQFGPIVQWPGKLDWDHQYAYSLRDANLENDRVLTQWYAMNQASSLKDLQDSVHKIQGIPWVNTLAVDDKGQTLYMNLSVVPNVSADKLAKCSDPRIGVQMIVLDGSNSACAWDIDPQAAQKGIYAASQLPQLLRKDFVQHSNDSAWLANPAQPLTGFSPLISQDGQPLGLRSRFALERLSTLGKKGPLAVKDLQQMVMDDNVYLTTQVLPDLLKFCATDLGADAASLKPVCVSLKGWDGRANLDSGIGLVHFQNIMQTLQKSPDVWRVAFDPKDPQHTPRGLAIEQPAVSKALREAMLTSLQTTTKMGLKADTRWGDIQVVSSGGQQTAIHGGPGTLGIYNAIQSVPREDGKLEVVSGTSYLQVVTFDDKGPHAQGLLAFSLSSDPESKYSRDQTEAFSKKQWSVLPFTEQQITADPQYQVQTVRDAAGKSAEVVAQ is encoded by the coding sequence GTGATTATTTCCAGGCAGTTAACCGGGCTGGCCCTCGCCGGCGCGTTTCTCGGACTCAGTCTGTCGGCCCATGCGTTAAGTCCCGCCACACAAACCCATGCTGATATTCGCCGCACCTCATTTGGCGTGCCGCACATTCGCGCGGAAAACGAGCGCGGACTCGGGTTCGGCATCGGTTACGCCTATGCGCAGGACAACCTGTGCCTGCTGGCCAACGAGATTGTCACGGTCAATGGCCAGCGCTCGCGCTATTTCGGGCCGGATCAGTTCACCGTCGAACAACGCGAAAATCGCGTCAGCGACCTGTTCTTCACCTGGCTCAACACCCCCGCAGCGGTGAAGGCCTTCTGGGACGCGCAGCCTGCTCAGGTGCGCGATCTGGTGGAAGGTTATGCAGCAGGCTACAACCGCTATCTGGCCGAGCGCCGCCAGCAAGGCCTGCCGCAGCAGTGCCAGGGGGAGTGGGTGCGTGATATCGCTGCCGAGGATCTGGTGAAGCTCACCCGCCGCTTGCTGGTTGAAGGCGGGGTCGGGCAGTTCGCCGAAGCACTGGCCGGTGCGACGCCGCCGCAAGCCACGGCACAGGTCGGTAGCCATGCGCAGGCTTATCAGTTGGCGGACGCGCGCATGCAGCGCTTCGCCCTGGATCGCGGCAGCAACGCCGTGGCGGTCGGCAGCGAGCGTTCGTTCAACGGGCGTGGCATGCTCCTGGCCAACCCGCATTTTCCGTGGGTCGGCGGCATGCGCTTTTATCAGATGCACCTGACCATCCCCGGCAAACTCGACGTGATGGGCGCCGCCTTGCCGGGGCTGCCGGTGATCAACATCGGTTTCAACCAGCATCTGGCCTGGACCCACACGGTGGATTCGTCGAAGCACTTCACCCTGTATCGCCTGCAACTCGATCCCAAAGATCCGACGCGCTACCTGCTCGATGGCAAATCGCTGCCGCTGAGCAAGCAGACGGTGACCGTGCAGATCAAACAGGCGGACGGGCAGGTGGTGCCGGTTTCGCGCGATGTCTACAGCTCGCAGTTCGGCCCGATCGTGCAATGGCCGGGCAAGCTCGACTGGGACCATCAGTACGCTTACAGCCTGCGCGACGCCAACCTGGAAAATGATCGCGTGCTGACGCAGTGGTACGCGATGAATCAGGCGTCGAGCCTCAAGGATCTGCAGGATTCGGTGCACAAGATCCAGGGCATCCCGTGGGTCAACACCTTGGCCGTGGATGACAAGGGGCAGACGCTGTACATGAACCTGTCGGTGGTGCCGAACGTCAGCGCCGACAAATTGGCCAAGTGCAGCGACCCGCGCATCGGCGTGCAGATGATCGTGCTCGACGGTTCCAACAGCGCTTGCGCCTGGGACATTGATCCGCAAGCGGCGCAGAAGGGCATCTATGCTGCCAGCCAGTTGCCGCAACTGCTGCGCAAGGACTTTGTCCAGCACTCAAACGATTCCGCGTGGCTGGCGAACCCGGCACAACCGCTGACCGGGTTCTCGCCGCTGATCAGTCAGGACGGTCAACCGCTGGGCCTGCGATCGCGGTTTGCGCTGGAGCGTCTGAGCACTTTGGGCAAAAAGGGCCCGCTGGCGGTCAAGGATTTGCAACAGATGGTGATGGATGACAACGTCTATCTGACGACCCAGGTGCTGCCCGATTTGCTGAAATTCTGCGCTACGGATCTGGGTGCTGACGCGGCTTCGCTGAAGCCGGTTTGCGTCAGCCTCAAAGGCTGGGATGGCCGGGCGAATCTGGATTCGGGTATCGGCCTGGTCCATTTCCAGAACATCATGCAAACCCTGCAAAAGTCGCCGGATGTCTGGCGCGTGGCGTTCGATCCGAAAGACCCGCAACACACCCCGCGCGGGTTGGCGATCGAGCAACCGGCGGTGAGCAAGGCTCTGCGTGAGGCAATGCTGACGTCGCTGCAAACCACCACGAAAATGGGCCTGAAAGCGGACACCCGCTGGGGCGACATTCAGGTGGTGAGCAGCGGCGGTCAGCAAACCGCGATTCACGGCGGACCTGGAACGCTGGGGATCTACAACGCGATTCAGAGTGTGCCGCGTGAAGACGGCAAACTCGAAGTGGTCAGCGGCACCAGCTACCTGCAAGTGGTGACCTTCGACGACAAAGGCCCGCACGCTCAGGGGCTGCTGGCGTTCTCGCTGTCCAGCGATCCAGAGTCAAAATACTCCCGGGACCAGACCGAGGCCTTCTCGAAGAAACAGTGGAGCGTGCTGCCGTTTACCGAGCAGCAGATCACGGCTGATCCGCAATATCAGGTGCAGACCGTGCGTGATGCTGCCGGCAAGAGTGCCGAGGTGGTTGCGCAGTAA
- a CDS encoding FecR family protein: MTQESLSEAEYDAITDAAAHWCMRLHAADCSAEERLAFEQWRDAHPLHAFEYEAMLEIWDVAEHLPRPQPPPSVPLNKPVPAWRRYAIAASVCAFALPLAAYSGWNLGWLPNSYQHFEASDNVRQVTLKDGSQVELNLNTELTFSNYKDERRVTLKKGEAFFEVSHDLSHPFVVRAAEGKIRVTGTRFNVWLYEDQVRVNLIEGSVLVTSNTALPGDGLRLGPSMQAQYRHGDYTPQISQTYDNDSSLAWRSGKLVLDNLALNDALPLINRYLNKPLKLADANTGAIRVGGVYNIKELSGLVNTLPKVLPVYLTRNTEGDPVINSMPRNPPKT; this comes from the coding sequence ATGACCCAAGAATCCCTCTCGGAAGCCGAATACGATGCGATCACCGATGCCGCCGCGCACTGGTGCATGCGTCTGCACGCTGCCGACTGCTCCGCCGAGGAGCGTCTGGCTTTCGAGCAATGGCGCGATGCTCATCCGCTGCATGCGTTCGAATATGAAGCCATGCTGGAAATCTGGGACGTTGCCGAACACTTGCCGCGTCCGCAGCCGCCCCCGAGTGTGCCGCTGAACAAACCGGTCCCGGCCTGGCGTCGCTATGCCATCGCCGCCAGCGTCTGCGCCTTCGCATTACCGCTGGCCGCCTACAGCGGCTGGAACCTCGGCTGGCTGCCCAACAGCTATCAGCACTTCGAAGCCAGCGACAATGTTCGTCAGGTCACCTTGAAGGACGGCAGTCAGGTCGAGCTCAACCTCAACACCGAACTGACCTTCAGCAACTACAAGGATGAGCGCCGGGTCACGCTGAAAAAGGGCGAAGCGTTTTTCGAAGTCAGCCACGACCTCAGCCACCCGTTCGTGGTCCGAGCCGCCGAAGGCAAGATCCGCGTGACCGGTACCCGCTTCAATGTCTGGCTCTATGAAGATCAGGTGCGGGTCAACCTGATCGAAGGCTCGGTGCTGGTCACCAGTAACACGGCATTGCCCGGCGACGGCCTGCGCCTCGGCCCGTCGATGCAGGCGCAGTACCGGCATGGCGACTACACGCCACAGATCAGCCAGACCTACGACAATGACAGTTCACTGGCCTGGCGCAGCGGCAAACTGGTGCTCGACAACCTGGCACTGAACGACGCCTTGCCGCTGATCAATCGCTACCTGAACAAACCGCTGAAACTGGCTGACGCCAACACCGGCGCGATCCGCGTCGGCGGCGTCTACAACATCAAAGAACTGAGCGGCCTCGTCAACACCCTGCCCAAAGTGCTGCCGGTGTACCTGACGCGCAACACCGAGGGTGATCCGGTGATCAACTCGATGCCACGAAACCCGCCGAAAACCTGA
- a CDS encoding PepSY domain-containing protein, whose product MIKKTFAAVVATAALFSAGAAMADRPGAGWVTIEKAIEIVKTKAGYVEVYEIEADNDGYWKGEGRKADGSVYEFRIDGASGNVLRDQKD is encoded by the coding sequence ATGATCAAAAAAACCTTTGCCGCTGTTGTTGCCACTGCTGCCTTGTTCAGTGCCGGTGCCGCGATGGCCGATCGTCCCGGTGCGGGCTGGGTCACCATCGAAAAGGCGATCGAGATCGTGAAGACCAAGGCCGGTTACGTCGAAGTCTATGAGATCGAAGCAGACAACGATGGCTACTGGAAAGGTGAGGGCCGCAAGGCGGATGGCTCTGTTTATGAATTCCGTATCGATGGCGCGTCGGGCAACGTACTGCGCGATCAGAAAGACTGA